From the genome of Primulina huaijiensis isolate GDHJ02 chromosome 11, ASM1229523v2, whole genome shotgun sequence:
ATAAGTTTGGAAGCTTGCTTTGACTTTGAGACGGTTAAAAGTAGCCAAAAAGTGTATGCCGTAAAATGTGTAGTGTCTGATTGTAAGTGGAGAATCTGGACATCAAAGATTAGGAATGATTCACATGCATTTTCTGTTCGGACCTATTGCAATACACACACATGTGGTTTGACTGTGAGACGAAAAAAAATCCGTGGAGCGAGTTCTGCTGTTGTTCGTGATATGTTGGTGGATAATTTCCAAGGTCATCCAGTGCCAATTGTACCGAAAGCGGTGATGGCGATGATGCGCAATAGTATGAATGCTGATATATCATACTACAAGGCTTGGAAAGGGCAAGAACTAGCAGACAATATGTTGAAAGGTGATCCTACGAAGAGTTTTGCTTTATTGACTTGTTATTTGCACATGGTTGAGCAGATGAATCGAGGAAGCATAACAGACATTTTTGTCGACGAGGAAAATCGATTCAAGTATATGTTTGTTGCCTTTGGTGCATGTGTCAGAGGAGATCGAAGTATGCGGAAAGTTGTATCAATTGATGGTACGTGGTTGAGGGGCAAGTATAATGGTGTTTTACTGGTGGCATCGGCACAAGATGGAAATTATCACCAATATCCTTTGGCGTGGGGAATCGTAGATGTCGAGTGTACTTCTTCTTGGAGTTGGTTTTTGACGAAGTTGTTATAAGTAGTACCAGACGAGGATGAATTGGTGATAATTTCAGACAGGCATCAAGGAATCATAAATGCGGTTTCTACTGTATATAGAAATGCGCATCATGGTCATTGTACGTGGCATTTATCCCAAAACTTGAAAACTAAATGCAAAAAGAAGGGTGCAACCGAAATGTTTTTGCACATTGCAAAAATTTATAAGCCTTTCGAGTTTGATAATACATACAATGAATTTAGGAATAGATATCCTGAGGCAGCGCAATTTTTGTACGAGAGAGATTCACTTGATAGATGGACTCGAGCATATTGTCCAAAGACCCGTTACAATATTATGACGACAAACGGGGTTGAGTCGATCAATGCTAGATTACTTGAAGAAAGGAAGCTGCCAATCATTGTACTTTTAGATTCTTTGCAGAAACTGGCCTCATGTTGGTTTGCCCGATATCGCCACGCATCAATTGCAAGTAACACTAACCTGACCCCTGCCATCGAGGGGATTTTTCGTAGCCGATTCACTGATGCCCAGGGAATGCAAGTTTTTGAATTAGGTCGTCTGGAGTTTGATGTTAGGGACCGTGGACATTCGGCCATAGTGGACCTGGAATCAAAAAGATGCACATGTCGAGTATTTGATATTGATAGAATTCCATGTGCTCATGCCATTGCAGCCAGTTGGTTAGCGAAGATTGAGATATATGATCTGTGTTCAGAGTACTATTCTACGATGTCATGGTGCATGGCTTACTCAGAGACTGTTTACCCTGTTCCGGAAGAAAATGAATGGCCACGCAACATATATCTTACAACGTAATTGTGATTTCaggattcaaattttttgaaatgtaacgtcattttgagattgattctgtagaacccgtaacttggactgcgtataagtcatgcataatttctagtattttaaattaaaatgatttttttttatttcatgagtatttaaattcttttctttaaatttgttttattttacgtagtagtttaattgtcgcctttttagttaaataagtgaggccggactggagatggagtattgagctaagttaataaagacttatttaagaagtggtaatttagcatgtttatttcattaatgtacgtttaattattttatgcgttttaggcataattcatgcatgataagatttgtttcatgaaattttaaaagttcgtgcattaagatttttaagttgcatttcacgttcgaacgaggatcggagaccggggaattttcaggaaaattattttattacacgatctatttttttataaattaagttaaagcatttttagggtatttttcaaaaaaataggaATTTTTGGGTGTTTTACCCGCAGAACCTTTAATTTTTAcgatacgtaaattttatcaaattgggggactttttaatggttcggctattattttcaaaatctttccaactcGAAATATCTTTCGGGAGTGGGTTTGAGCTTAATGGGCATACTTTTGAATTTATAAGGCTTAATCAtctttttaatctttaaattaaacaagttaggcccattaaataataaattatcttATATAATTAACCCTTAAAGCATGTTTTACCCTAAACCTGATTGTGCATCAGCCGACACCCGCCTCCCCCAAACATCCTCTCTCGGTTTCTGAACACAGCAGCCGAAAGCTTTGGTTGttggtttgtttttttttttttgcaaagaaAACTTCACCCGGGCCTCCTTTTTGCATCGTTTTGGTTCTCCCATCATCAAGGCACGTTATGTACTTTCAT
Proteins encoded in this window:
- the LOC140988381 gene encoding uncharacterized protein — protein: MHVDRSNTDELYDEARNDANDVEANLVASVDANLVADVNIDNDTFSFTDGSNLFVGQEFPNREAVKKEIIRISLEACFDFETVKSSQKVYAVKCVVSDCKWRIWTSKIRNDSHAFSVRTYCNTHTCGLTVRRKKIRGASSAVVRDMLVDNFQGHPVPIVPKAVMAMMRNSMNADISYYKAWKGQELADNMLKGDPTKSFALLTCYLHMVEQMNRGSITDIFVDEENRFKYMFVAFGACVRGDRSMRKVVSIDGTWLRGKYNGVLLVASAQDGNYHQYPLAWGIVDVELPDEDELVIISDRHQGIINAVSTVYRNAHHGHCTWHLSQNLKTKCKKKGATEMFLHIAKIYKPFEFDNTYNEFRNRYPEAAQFLYERDSLDRWTRAYCPKTRYNIMTTNGVESINARLLEERKLPIIVLLDSLQKLASCWFARYRHASIASNTNLTPAIEGIFRSRFTDAQGMQVFELGRLEFDVRDRGHSAIVDLESKRCTCRVFDIDRIPCAHAIAASWLAKIEIYDLCSEYYSTMSWCMAYSETVYPVPEENEWPRNIYLTT